The following proteins are co-located in the Conyzicola lurida genome:
- a CDS encoding BLUF domain-containing protein encodes MLSIAYVSVATSPMSDEDIAQILTRSRANNARDGITGMLLYHGGRFVQIVEGDDEVVLARYETIATDPRHRNVQKMREKTIGVRQFPQWTMGFRERTDDSVKQLDGFEDFFARTGRARLEHADNEAQQFLEWLGEYWLPRS; translated from the coding sequence GTGCTTTCAATCGCCTACGTCAGCGTCGCGACGAGTCCGATGAGCGACGAGGACATCGCGCAGATCCTCACCCGGTCGCGCGCCAACAACGCGCGCGACGGCATTACCGGGATGCTGCTCTATCACGGCGGCCGGTTCGTCCAGATCGTGGAGGGTGACGACGAGGTCGTGCTCGCCCGGTACGAGACGATCGCGACCGACCCGCGGCACCGCAACGTGCAGAAGATGCGCGAGAAGACGATCGGGGTGCGCCAGTTCCCGCAGTGGACGATGGGCTTCCGCGAGAGGACCGACGACTCGGTGAAGCAGCTCGACGGGTTCGAGGACTTCTTCGCGCGCACCGGGCGGGCGCGGCTCGAGCACGCCGACAACGAGGCGCAGCAGTTCCTCGAGTGGCTCGGCGAGTACTGGTTGCCCCGGTCCTGA
- a CDS encoding ferritin-like domain-containing protein: MDTFDDWVVHFQTNPERQRATEATIDWSAPAELANRERRAFVRSFQRFELGESGDGVRLLRMAAEAGDPVYTDALRRLVAEEQKHSALFGRGLRHLAAPSLDEHWTDAAFTRLRRLLGLRTEIGLFLIAESVAMGYFVALAGHAPDAVLRGIGRRIAEDERDHIRFQIDRLRIGFRATPAPARALVGLAWGVVAAGAATVIVVDHGAALRACGVSPVEYWGRAMRSFRAAARSVLAHPESPLLGPARRD, encoded by the coding sequence ATGGACACCTTTGACGACTGGGTCGTGCACTTTCAGACCAACCCCGAGCGCCAGCGCGCGACGGAGGCGACCATCGACTGGTCCGCTCCGGCGGAACTCGCGAACCGCGAGCGGAGGGCTTTTGTGCGCTCGTTCCAGCGCTTCGAGCTCGGCGAGAGCGGCGACGGCGTGCGACTGCTGCGGATGGCGGCGGAGGCGGGCGATCCCGTCTACACCGACGCCCTGCGCCGGCTCGTCGCGGAGGAGCAGAAGCACTCCGCGCTGTTCGGGCGGGGGCTGCGGCATCTGGCGGCGCCCTCCCTCGACGAGCACTGGACGGATGCCGCGTTCACCCGGCTGCGCCGCCTGCTCGGGCTGCGCACGGAGATCGGGCTGTTCCTCATCGCCGAGAGCGTCGCGATGGGATACTTCGTCGCGCTCGCCGGGCACGCACCCGACGCGGTGCTGCGCGGCATCGGTCGACGCATCGCCGAGGACGAGCGCGACCACATCCGCTTCCAGATCGACCGGCTGCGCATCGGATTCCGCGCGACGCCCGCGCCTGCCCGCGCGCTGGTCGGCCTCGCCTGGGGAGTGGTCGCGGCCGGCGCGGCGACCGTGATCGTCGTCGACCACGGGGCGGCGCTGCGAGCGTGCGGTGTCTCGCCGGTCGAGTACTGGGGACGGGCGATGCGCAGTTTCCGGGCTGCGGCCCGGTCAGTGCTCGCGCACCCCGAGTCGCCCCTGCTCGGCCCCGCGCGACGCGACTAG
- a CDS encoding glycoside hydrolase family 13 protein encodes MDPHHDGSPLYVSTQTPVLGERVTVRVRIPHSLGPVENVRTRSNPDHEPRFTVATKIVSLDGWDWWEAEVEVENPIHGYRFLIALADGSKTWLNASGYHRIETLDSEDFKLLTYPAPPEWGRASVMYQIFPDRFARSRAADDRELPEWAEPAEWTDEPIHIGPSTARQFYGGDLEGIVEHLDHLEHLGITMIYLTPVFPARSNHRYDALSFAEVDPLLGGDQALVDLVRVAHDRGFTVIGDLTSNHSGDAHEWFQASHLKPGAPESEFYYWLDENQEHYASWLGVPSLPKFNWASQELRDRFIEGPDSVVAKWLGEPYNLDGWRIDVANMTGRYLDTDLNADVRRIIRQTMIDVNPDTILLGESTNDATGDFQGDAWHGAMTYSNFTRPIWGWLSERERESSYFGLPFGTIPSYTGREVFAAHNQFTAGFPWRVRLHTMNALDTHDTPRFLTHAVPGSVPVAFGLSVTLPGIPVIFAGDEFGLVGDDGEHSRSPLPWDSIADSRATIDLYTELIHLRTSHVALNEGGIRWIHVGDDVLVYVREHPQESLLVLAARDDFDVLFESDVLAGLASAQRLFGDAKLTEGHLSGTGPTFGVWKLPGIVLPAG; translated from the coding sequence ATGGATCCCCATCACGACGGTTCACCGCTCTACGTTTCGACCCAGACTCCCGTGCTCGGCGAGCGTGTGACGGTGCGGGTGCGCATCCCGCACAGTCTCGGTCCGGTGGAGAACGTGCGCACCCGGTCGAACCCCGACCACGAGCCGCGTTTCACCGTCGCCACCAAGATCGTGTCGCTCGACGGCTGGGACTGGTGGGAGGCCGAGGTCGAGGTCGAGAACCCGATCCACGGCTACCGGTTCCTCATCGCGCTCGCCGACGGATCGAAGACCTGGCTCAACGCGTCGGGGTACCACCGCATCGAGACCCTCGATTCCGAGGACTTCAAACTGCTCACCTACCCGGCGCCGCCCGAGTGGGGCAGGGCCAGCGTGATGTACCAGATCTTCCCCGACCGGTTCGCGCGGTCACGTGCCGCCGACGACCGCGAACTGCCCGAGTGGGCCGAACCGGCCGAGTGGACCGACGAGCCGATCCACATCGGCCCGTCGACCGCGCGCCAGTTCTACGGGGGAGACCTCGAGGGAATCGTCGAGCACCTCGACCATCTCGAGCACCTCGGCATCACGATGATCTACCTGACGCCGGTGTTCCCCGCCCGCAGCAACCACCGCTACGACGCGCTCTCGTTCGCCGAGGTCGACCCGCTGCTCGGTGGCGACCAGGCGCTCGTCGACCTCGTGCGCGTGGCCCACGACCGCGGCTTCACGGTGATCGGCGACCTCACGAGCAATCACTCCGGCGACGCGCACGAGTGGTTCCAGGCGTCGCACCTCAAGCCCGGCGCCCCGGAGAGCGAGTTCTACTACTGGCTCGACGAGAATCAGGAGCACTACGCCTCGTGGCTGGGCGTACCGAGCCTGCCGAAGTTCAACTGGGCGTCACAGGAGCTGCGCGACCGGTTCATCGAGGGTCCCGACTCCGTCGTGGCGAAGTGGCTCGGCGAGCCGTACAACCTCGACGGCTGGCGCATCGACGTCGCGAACATGACCGGCCGGTACCTCGACACCGATCTGAACGCCGACGTGCGCCGCATCATCCGCCAGACGATGATCGACGTGAACCCCGACACGATCCTGCTGGGGGAGTCGACGAACGACGCCACCGGCGACTTCCAGGGCGACGCGTGGCACGGCGCGATGACGTACTCGAACTTCACGCGGCCGATCTGGGGCTGGCTCTCCGAGCGCGAGCGCGAGAGCTCGTACTTCGGGCTGCCCTTCGGCACGATCCCGTCGTACACGGGCCGCGAGGTCTTCGCCGCCCACAACCAGTTCACGGCCGGTTTCCCGTGGCGGGTGCGGCTGCACACCATGAACGCGCTCGACACGCACGACACCCCGCGGTTCCTCACCCACGCGGTCCCCGGAAGCGTGCCGGTGGCGTTCGGCCTCTCGGTGACGCTGCCCGGCATCCCGGTGATCTTCGCCGGCGACGAGTTCGGCCTGGTCGGCGACGACGGCGAGCACTCGCGCTCGCCGCTGCCGTGGGACTCGATCGCCGACTCGCGCGCGACGATCGATCTCTACACCGAGCTGATCCACCTGCGCACCTCGCACGTCGCGCTCAACGAGGGCGGCATCCGCTGGATCCACGTGGGCGACGACGTGCTCGTCTACGTGCGCGAGCACCCGCAGGAGTCGCTGCTCGTCCTCGCCGCACGCGACGACTTCGACGTGCTGTTCGAGTCCGACGTTCTCGCCGGCCTCGCCTCGGCCCAGCGGCTGTTCGGCGACGCCAAGCTGACCGAGGGACACCTCTCGGGCACCGGCCCGACGTTCGGCGTCTGGAAGCTGCCGGGAATCGTGCTCCCCGCCGGGTAA
- a CDS encoding glycoside hydrolase family 13 protein yields MTIASETSAVPVTTRTLGSEWWRSAVIYQIYPRSFADLDGDGIGDLPGITARLDSLAALGVDAVWLSPFFTSPQKDAGYDVADYCDIDPLFGTLADFDAMQNRAHELGLRVIVDLVPNHTSDAHRWFQEAIATPAGSAERARYIFRDGKGASGELPPNNWESVFGGPAWTRLTEPDGTAGQWYLHLFDSSQPDLDWQNPWVREQFRDILRFWLDRGVDGFRVDVAHGMIKAEGLPDFTPKPGGSMGGSGSSVDGVSLEPGISDHEDTAPFWAQDGVHEIYRDWHELLAEYEGDRVLCAEAWVEPLTKLANWVRPDEMHQAFNFSYLETPWAGPALRRIIDNSISAFAGVGAPSTWVLSNHDVVRHASRLALTAENPQGAGIGPKSLGLPDADLGLHRARAATALMLALPGSAYVYQGEELGLPEAIHLPDAARQDPTWFRTDGERYGRDGCRVPIPWEASSPAFGFNATGESWLPQPEEWASYARDAQLGVEGSTLELYTRLLALRHEHDLGMGTLKWITGHGEAVVAFSNGDVTVFANTGDVPVELPLGEVLAASGPVTGGSLPADTTVWLRTA; encoded by the coding sequence ATGACTATCGCTAGCGAGACCTCTGCTGTGCCCGTCACTACGAGAACACTCGGTTCCGAGTGGTGGCGCAGCGCGGTCATCTACCAGATCTACCCGCGTTCGTTCGCCGACCTCGACGGCGACGGCATCGGCGACCTGCCCGGGATCACGGCCCGCCTCGACTCGCTCGCCGCCCTCGGCGTCGACGCCGTCTGGCTCTCTCCCTTCTTCACTTCTCCACAGAAAGACGCCGGCTACGACGTAGCCGACTACTGCGACATCGACCCGCTCTTCGGCACCCTCGCCGACTTCGACGCCATGCAGAACCGCGCGCACGAGCTCGGCCTCCGGGTGATCGTCGACCTCGTCCCCAACCACACCTCCGACGCCCACCGCTGGTTCCAGGAAGCGATCGCGACCCCGGCCGGGTCTGCCGAGCGCGCGCGCTACATCTTCCGCGACGGCAAGGGCGCATCCGGGGAACTGCCGCCCAACAACTGGGAATCGGTCTTCGGCGGCCCGGCCTGGACCCGCCTCACCGAGCCCGACGGCACGGCCGGCCAGTGGTACCTGCACCTGTTCGACTCGTCGCAGCCCGACCTCGACTGGCAGAACCCGTGGGTGCGCGAGCAGTTCCGCGACATCCTGCGCTTCTGGCTCGACCGCGGCGTCGACGGCTTCCGCGTCGACGTGGCGCACGGCATGATCAAGGCCGAGGGTCTGCCCGACTTCACCCCGAAGCCCGGCGGCAGCATGGGCGGCAGCGGCAGCAGTGTCGACGGCGTCTCGCTCGAGCCGGGAATCAGCGACCACGAAGACACCGCGCCTTTCTGGGCTCAGGATGGCGTGCACGAGATCTACCGCGACTGGCACGAGCTGCTCGCCGAGTACGAGGGCGACCGCGTGCTCTGCGCCGAGGCCTGGGTCGAGCCGCTCACCAAGCTCGCCAACTGGGTACGCCCCGACGAGATGCACCAGGCGTTCAACTTCTCCTACCTCGAGACGCCGTGGGCCGGACCCGCGCTGCGTCGCATCATCGACAACTCGATCTCCGCGTTCGCGGGCGTCGGCGCCCCGAGCACGTGGGTGCTGAGCAACCACGACGTGGTGCGCCACGCCAGCCGACTGGCCCTCACCGCGGAGAACCCGCAGGGCGCCGGCATCGGCCCGAAGTCGCTCGGCCTGCCCGACGCCGACCTCGGCCTGCACCGCGCGCGTGCCGCGACCGCCCTGATGCTCGCGCTACCCGGCAGCGCCTACGTCTACCAGGGCGAAGAGCTCGGACTGCCCGAGGCGATCCACCTGCCCGACGCCGCCCGTCAGGACCCGACGTGGTTCCGCACCGACGGAGAACGCTACGGGCGAGACGGATGCCGCGTGCCGATCCCGTGGGAGGCGTCGAGCCCCGCGTTCGGATTCAACGCCACCGGCGAGAGCTGGCTGCCGCAGCCCGAGGAATGGGCGTCCTACGCCCGCGACGCGCAGCTGGGCGTGGAGGGATCGACGCTCGAGCTGTACACGCGCCTGCTCGCACTGCGTCACGAGCACGACCTCGGCATGGGCACGCTGAAGTGGATCACCGGCCACGGCGAGGCCGTCGTCGCGTTCAGCAATGGCGACGTGACGGTGTTCGCGAACACCGGGGACGTCCCCGTGGAGCTCCCGCTCGGCGAGGTGCTCGCCGCGAGCGGCCCCGTCACGGGCGGATCGCTGCCCGCCGACACGACCGTCTGGCTGCGCACCGCGTAA
- a CDS encoding peptidoglycan DD-metalloendopeptidase family protein, which yields MTNETSAPLTRRQLREMEANGRFAPPVPTPAPSVSAPAVPIASEAAVPVEPSKPTEANLFAALPLAVEASITELPVEKTSADDLAAPTLHVEASVDDDAVAPAPVDDPFLASLFAAPEQTVHPEAIPMVDGPVRGSSWVKRPKLRRAKAERPAVVRVKKRSSKSRADVAAKVRRKSRPASTLLSIGAMLFSGALLVGTTVPANAFMTFAAEDVNGTTVIMADAGEAQKVAVSADTSIGSLARDAFEVTSYAEVLTAKYGTRIYSFTPTAGDIRWPFPYATPISSGYGDRVAPCRGCSSHHNGVDFTPGSGTPIYAIADGVITESKFGGSFGQHVYMSHVIDGKQVDSIYGHMIQGSSPVVEGQTVKVGDFLGLVGSTGASTGAHLHLEVHLDGVAVDPFAWLQANAR from the coding sequence GTGACGAATGAAACATCCGCTCCCCTGACGCGGCGCCAGTTGCGCGAAATGGAAGCGAACGGCCGGTTCGCGCCGCCGGTTCCCACCCCCGCGCCGTCCGTTTCCGCACCCGCCGTTCCCATCGCCTCCGAAGCCGCCGTTCCCGTCGAACCGTCGAAGCCGACCGAAGCCAACTTATTCGCCGCACTCCCGCTCGCGGTCGAGGCGTCGATCACCGAACTCCCCGTCGAGAAAACCTCCGCGGACGATCTGGCCGCTCCGACCCTGCACGTCGAGGCATCGGTCGACGACGACGCCGTGGCACCCGCCCCCGTCGACGACCCGTTCCTCGCCTCGCTGTTCGCGGCGCCCGAGCAGACCGTGCACCCCGAGGCCATCCCGATGGTCGACGGCCCCGTGCGCGGCAGCAGCTGGGTGAAGCGCCCCAAGCTCCGTCGAGCGAAGGCCGAGCGCCCCGCCGTCGTGCGGGTCAAGAAACGCAGTTCCAAGTCGAGGGCGGATGTCGCGGCCAAGGTCCGACGCAAATCCCGACCGGCATCCACTCTTCTGTCGATCGGCGCCATGCTCTTCTCGGGCGCACTGCTCGTCGGTACGACCGTTCCGGCCAATGCGTTTATGACGTTCGCCGCCGAAGACGTGAACGGCACGACCGTCATCATGGCCGACGCGGGCGAGGCGCAGAAGGTCGCCGTCTCCGCGGACACGTCGATCGGCTCACTGGCCCGCGACGCCTTCGAGGTCACCAGCTACGCCGAGGTGCTCACGGCCAAGTACGGCACGCGCATCTACAGCTTCACGCCGACAGCCGGAGACATCCGCTGGCCGTTCCCGTACGCCACGCCGATCAGCTCGGGCTACGGCGACCGTGTCGCACCGTGCCGCGGCTGTTCCAGCCATCACAACGGTGTCGACTTCACCCCGGGTTCCGGCACGCCGATCTACGCGATCGCCGACGGCGTCATCACCGAGTCCAAGTTCGGCGGCAGCTTCGGCCAGCACGTCTACATGTCGCACGTGATCGACGGCAAGCAGGTCGACAGCATCTACGGCCACATGATCCAGGGCTCGAGCCCGGTCGTGGAGGGTCAGACCGTCAAGGTCGGCGACTTCCTCGGATTGGTCGGCTCGACCGGAGCGTCCACCGGCGCCCACCTGCATCTCGAGGTGCACCTCGACGGCGTGGCCGTCGACCCGTTCGCCTGGCTGCAGGCGAACGCCCGCTAG